Proteins from a genomic interval of Bacteroides sp.:
- a CDS encoding methionine aminotransferase, translated as MNPFPEAVISKLPQTGTSVFAVMSQLAHEHKAINLSQGFPDFPVSEKLIELVAKHMREGHNQYAPMPGLLSLRERIAEKTEALYGANYDPESEITVTAGATQAIFTAISAFIREEDEVIVFEPAYDSYVPAIKLNGGIPIVSRLKLPDYHIDWDEVRKLLNARTKMIIINTPHNPSGSVLTAADMAELERLTRNTGILILSDEVYEHIIFDEKRHESVCLYPGLAERSLVTCSFGKTFHATGWKTGYCAAPENLMREFRKAHQFTVFCANTPVQHAMADFLEDPSNYHGLGEFYQEKRDFFNKALKTSRFGLIPASGTYFQLLDYNKISEEDEMTFAQRLTREYKVAGVPTAPFYSKPANDGVLRFCFAKSNETLEKAAEILCKI; from the coding sequence ATGAACCCTTTTCCTGAAGCCGTCATTTCAAAACTTCCCCAGACGGGAACATCCGTTTTTGCGGTGATGTCTCAACTGGCACATGAACACAAGGCCATCAACCTCTCCCAGGGATTTCCCGATTTTCCCGTATCGGAAAAACTGATTGAACTGGTTGCAAAACATATGCGCGAAGGGCACAACCAGTATGCTCCCATGCCGGGCCTGCTAAGCCTCAGGGAGCGTATCGCAGAGAAGACAGAGGCCTTGTATGGGGCAAATTACGATCCGGAATCAGAAATTACGGTCACTGCAGGCGCTACCCAGGCTATTTTTACAGCCATTAGCGCCTTTATTCGCGAAGAAGATGAGGTGATTGTTTTTGAGCCTGCTTATGACAGTTATGTGCCTGCCATAAAGCTTAACGGGGGGATTCCCATTGTTTCCCGGCTAAAACTGCCTGATTATCATATTGACTGGGATGAAGTAAGAAAACTGCTCAACGCCCGAACCAAGATGATCATTATCAACACCCCCCACAATCCCAGCGGAAGTGTCCTGACAGCGGCTGATATGGCAGAACTGGAGCGACTGACGCGGAATACCGGAATCCTGATTTTGAGCGATGAAGTGTATGAGCACATTATTTTTGATGAGAAACGCCACGAGAGCGTTTGCCTGTATCCTGGCCTTGCCGAACGGAGCCTGGTGACCTGTTCTTTTGGGAAAACTTTCCATGCCACCGGATGGAAGACCGGTTATTGCGCGGCCCCCGAAAACCTGATGCGGGAGTTTCGTAAGGCACATCAGTTTACGGTGTTTTGCGCGAACACCCCGGTGCAGCATGCCATGGCTGATTTTTTGGAAGACCCTTCAAACTACCATGGCTTGGGCGAATTCTACCAGGAGAAGCGCGACTTCTTCAATAAAGCATTGAAAACTTCGCGCTTTGGTTTGATTCCGGCTTCCGGTACTTACTTTCAGTTGCTCGATTACAACAAGATTTCGGAGGAGGATGAGATGACGTTTGCTCAGCGTCTCACCCGCGAATACAAAGTGGCAGGGGTGCCCACAGCACCCTTTTACAGCAAACCAGCCAATGACGGCGTGCTTCGCTTTTGTTTTGCAAAATCGAATGAAACCCTTGAAAAAGCAGCAGAGATATTATGCAAAATTTAA
- a CDS encoding amidohydrolase has protein sequence MQNLTVTLVQTTLYWEDPARNLELFTEKISALQEDTDLIVLPEMFTTGFTMKPQSAAEPANGQALAWMKQMAASRNCVVCGSVAVEDKGRFYNRFFWVRPEGSFETYDKRHLFTYAGENKDYVRGNGKLIVELKGWKIMPMICYDIRFPVWSRNRYRGKEGFDYDVMLYVASWPAERSHTWRILLMARAIENQSYVIGVNRLGADENKIQYIGDSAVINPLGENLSNFLPNQEGMETVTLPRCQLDGFRDSFRAWADWDDFSLL, from the coding sequence ATGCAAAATTTAACCGTTACCCTTGTACAGACCACGCTTTATTGGGAAGATCCGGCCCGCAACCTGGAGTTGTTCACTGAAAAGATTTCAGCCCTGCAGGAGGATACCGATCTGATTGTTTTGCCCGAGATGTTCACCACCGGCTTTACCATGAAACCTCAGTCAGCTGCTGAACCCGCCAATGGGCAGGCCCTGGCGTGGATGAAGCAAATGGCCGCTTCGCGCAATTGTGTCGTTTGCGGAAGCGTGGCCGTGGAAGACAAAGGCAGGTTCTACAACCGATTCTTCTGGGTCAGGCCTGAGGGCTCTTTTGAGACCTACGACAAGCGGCACCTCTTTACCTATGCGGGAGAGAATAAGGATTACGTGCGTGGAAACGGGAAACTCATTGTTGAATTGAAGGGTTGGAAAATCATGCCCATGATATGCTACGATATCCGGTTTCCTGTCTGGAGTCGCAACAGGTATCGTGGCAAGGAGGGGTTCGATTACGATGTCATGTTGTATGTAGCCAGCTGGCCGGCCGAGAGAAGTCACACCTGGCGTATCCTGCTCATGGCACGTGCCATTGAGAACCAGTCCTATGTGATTGGGGTCAACCGCCTGGGTGCTGATGAGAACAAGATACAGTATATCGGCGATTCGGCGGTGATCAACCCACTGGGCGAGAACCTCAGTAATTTCCTGCCCAATCAGGAGGGTATGGAAACGGTGACCTTGCCCCGCTGTCAGCTCGATGGTTTTCGCGACAGTTTCAGGGCGTGGGCCGACTGGGATGACTTCAGCCTGCTATAA
- a CDS encoding phosphoglycerate kinase yields the protein MKTIDGIDFKGKRVIMRVDFNVPLNSEFQITDDSRMRAAVPSIKKILDDGGSVIVMSHLGRPKEGPEDKFSLRHLRDHLSKLLDVDVRFADDCIGDLTHQKALNLRPGQVLLLENLRFYKEETKGDEAFAGKLAQLANFYVNDAFGTAHRAHASTTIIAKFFPNDKAFGYLMANELASIDKVLKDVKRPYTAIIGGAKVSSKIQILENLLDKVDDLIIGGGMMFTFIKAQGGTIGGSLVEDDFIGQAKEIMEKAKAKGVNLHIPADAVIADAFANDANAKTVKADAIPEGWLGLDIGPESQKKFSEVIEKSKTVLWNGPMGVFEMENFAKGTKVVAEALVKATENGAFTLIGGGDSVAAINQLDLADQVSYVSTGGGALLEYMEGKVLPGVQAINE from the coding sequence ATGAAGACAATAGACGGAATAGATTTCAAGGGAAAACGCGTCATTATGCGCGTTGATTTCAATGTCCCGCTCAATAGCGAATTTCAGATCACCGACGACTCGCGCATGCGGGCAGCTGTCCCCAGCATAAAGAAGATCCTGGATGACGGGGGTTCGGTCATCGTGATGTCGCACCTTGGCCGTCCCAAGGAAGGCCCCGAAGACAAATTCTCCCTGCGTCACCTGCGCGATCACCTCAGCAAGTTGCTGGACGTCGACGTCAGGTTTGCCGACGACTGCATTGGCGACCTGACCCACCAAAAGGCGCTTAACCTAAGGCCCGGCCAGGTATTATTGCTCGAAAACCTGCGTTTCTACAAAGAAGAAACCAAGGGTGATGAAGCATTTGCCGGAAAACTTGCCCAACTGGCCAACTTTTATGTGAACGATGCCTTTGGCACGGCCCATCGCGCCCATGCTTCCACTACCATCATTGCAAAATTCTTTCCCAATGACAAGGCTTTTGGCTACCTGATGGCCAACGAGCTGGCCAGTATCGACAAGGTGCTGAAGGATGTTAAACGCCCCTACACCGCGATCATCGGGGGCGCAAAGGTCAGCTCAAAGATTCAGATCCTGGAAAACCTTCTCGACAAGGTCGACGACCTGATCATCGGAGGAGGTATGATGTTTACCTTCATTAAGGCCCAAGGAGGCACAATCGGCGGCAGCCTGGTGGAAGACGACTTTATCGGCCAGGCCAAAGAGATTATGGAGAAAGCCAAGGCAAAAGGGGTGAACCTGCATATTCCTGCTGACGCTGTGATTGCCGACGCTTTTGCAAACGATGCCAATGCTAAAACCGTAAAGGCTGATGCCATTCCTGAAGGATGGCTGGGCCTTGACATCGGCCCCGAAAGCCAGAAGAAATTCAGCGAAGTGATCGAAAAATCAAAAACGGTCCTATGGAACGGCCCTATGGGGGTATTCGAAATGGAAAACTTTGCCAAAGGCACCAAAGTGGTTGCTGAAGCACTTGTAAAAGCAACTGAAAATGGTGCCTTCACCCTTATCGGGGGCGGCGACTCAGTAGCGGCCATCAACCAGCTGGACCTGGCCGACCAGGTAAGCTACGTCAGTACCGGTGGCGGTGCCCTGCTTGAATACATGGAAGGCAAGGTCCTGCCCGGTGTTCAGGCCATCAACGAATAA
- a CDS encoding DNA topoisomerase IV subunit B, with the protein MTVITEKYSEDSIRTLDWKEHIRLRPGMYIGKLGDGASQDDGVYVLLKEVIDNSIDEYIMGFGKTIEISIDEKKITVRDYGRGVPLGKVVDVVSKINTGAKYDSKVFKKTVGLNGVGTKAVNALSSYFRIESIREGLSKAAEFEKGLLTADGKEHETTGRGGTIISFVPDEEIFGKFRYIDEYIEKLLWNYVYLNRGLTIIFNGKKYQSQNGLLDLLNHNIDTPVCYPIIHIQEDDMEFALTHSTSQYSEEYYSFVNGQHTTQGGTHQAAFREALNKTLREFYKKDFDSNDIKTSLIVAMSIKVQEPVFESQTKTKLGSQYMEPGGTSIRNYINDIVKRRLDNYLHMKPETAEALLRKIQQSEKERKDMANIKKLAKERVKKASLHNKKLRDCRIHYNDNHPQRLDSTLFITEGDSASGSITKARDVNTQAVFSLKGKPLNSYGLTKKIVYENEEFNLLQAALNIEDSLEDLRYNNVVIATDADVDGMHIRLLLLTFFLQFFPDLIRNGHLYILQTPLFRVRNKQKTFYCYSDQEKADAMGQLGAKPEITRFKGLGEISPNEFINFIGKSIRLDPVILKKDLGIAEMLEFYMGKNTPDRQSFIIENLRVEIDAVEA; encoded by the coding sequence ATGACTGTGATAACCGAAAAATATTCCGAAGATTCCATACGGACTCTTGACTGGAAAGAACACATCCGGTTAAGGCCGGGGATGTATATTGGGAAACTGGGCGATGGAGCTTCCCAGGACGACGGGGTTTACGTCCTCCTCAAGGAGGTCATCGACAACTCCATCGATGAATACATCATGGGTTTTGGCAAAACCATTGAAATATCGATAGACGAGAAGAAGATCACCGTACGCGACTATGGGCGGGGCGTACCACTGGGCAAGGTAGTCGATGTGGTTTCCAAGATTAATACCGGGGCCAAATACGACAGTAAAGTCTTTAAAAAAACGGTGGGCCTAAATGGGGTGGGCACCAAAGCCGTGAATGCCCTTTCAAGCTATTTCCGCATTGAATCCATACGCGAAGGCCTCTCGAAGGCAGCAGAATTTGAAAAGGGTCTCCTGACTGCCGACGGCAAAGAACACGAAACCACGGGGAGAGGCGGCACCATTATCAGTTTTGTACCCGACGAAGAGATCTTTGGCAAGTTCCGCTATATTGACGAATACATTGAGAAGCTCCTCTGGAACTATGTTTACCTGAACCGTGGCCTCACCATTATCTTCAATGGTAAAAAGTACCAGTCGCAAAACGGCCTGCTTGACCTGCTGAACCACAATATTGACACCCCGGTGTGTTATCCCATCATCCACATCCAGGAAGATGATATGGAGTTTGCACTGACCCATAGCACAAGCCAGTACAGCGAGGAGTACTATTCCTTTGTAAACGGTCAGCACACCACCCAGGGGGGCACTCATCAGGCGGCCTTCCGCGAAGCCCTGAACAAAACCCTCAGGGAGTTTTACAAGAAGGACTTTGACTCAAACGATATCAAAACCTCACTGATCGTGGCCATGAGCATTAAGGTGCAGGAGCCGGTCTTTGAGTCGCAGACCAAAACCAAGCTTGGCTCGCAGTATATGGAACCCGGTGGCACCTCTATCCGCAACTATATAAACGACATCGTTAAGCGGAGGCTGGATAACTACCTTCATATGAAGCCCGAAACGGCCGAAGCCTTGTTGCGCAAGATCCAGCAGTCGGAGAAGGAACGCAAAGACATGGCCAACATCAAAAAGCTGGCCAAGGAAAGGGTGAAGAAAGCAAGTCTGCACAACAAGAAACTTCGGGACTGCCGTATCCATTACAACGATAACCATCCGCAGCGCCTGGACAGCACCCTGTTCATTACCGAGGGCGACTCGGCCAGCGGTTCCATTACCAAGGCCCGCGACGTAAATACCCAGGCCGTGTTCAGCCTGAAGGGAAAACCCCTGAACAGCTATGGCCTCACAAAAAAGATCGTTTACGAAAATGAAGAATTTAACCTGCTGCAGGCAGCCCTCAACATTGAAGACAGCCTGGAAGACCTGCGTTACAACAACGTAGTGATTGCAACGGATGCTGATGTTGACGGGATGCACATCCGCCTGTTGCTGCTGACGTTTTTCCTGCAATTTTTCCCTGACCTGATTCGCAACGGGCACCTTTATATCCTGCAAACACCGCTGTTTCGCGTCCGCAACAAACAAAAGACGTTTTACTGTTATTCCGATCAGGAGAAGGCCGATGCCATGGGCCAGCTGGGTGCCAAGCCCGAAATCACCCGCTTCAAAGGTCTGGGTGAGATCTCCCCTAATGAGTTCATTAATTTTATTGGGAAAAGCATACGCCTCGACCCGGTGATCCTCAAAAAGGATCTGGGCATTGCCGAAATGCTTGAATTTTACATGGGCAAGAACACCCCCGACCGGCAGAGTTTTATCATCGAAAACCTGCGGGTTGAAATCGATGCAGTTGAGGCCTGA